Within the Pseudonocardia alni genome, the region CTGGCCCCGGCGTTCCCGGAGATCGCGGAGGTGCTGCGCCGTGCCGCCGCCGGACGGCGCTGACAGGCTGTGCGGATGCGGCTGTTCGGCGCGCTGTGGCCGCCGCCCGGGGCGGTGGCGGCGCTGACCCGTGCCCTCGACCGGGCTCCGTCCCCGCTCCCGGACGGCGCGCGCCGGGCCGACCCGTCGACCTGGCACGTGACGCTGTGTTTCCACGGCGACGACGACCCGGACGCCCGCGCCGCGACCCTGGACATCGCCCTGGCCGGTGCCGTCGCGCCCCGGCTGCGGATCGCCGGCACCGGCACCTTCCCGGGCGTGCTGTGGGCCGGGGTCGAGGAGCGCGACGGCCCTGCCGCGGGCGCCCTCGCCGACCTGGCCGCCCGGGCCGGTGCGACGGGGCCCCGGCCGTACCTCCCGCACGTCACCCTGGCCCGGTGGGACCGGCGCCGCGGGGACGCGACCGTGGGCGGCGACGGCATCGCCGCGGGCCCCTGGTGGACACCGGGGGAGGCGGTGCTCGTGCGCAGCGAGCCCGGTGCCCGCTACACCGTGCTCCACCGGGTCCCGCTCCGCCCCGGCACACCGGACCGCACACCGGGGTGACACGGGTCGGAGGCGGTCGGCGCACCCGTCGCTGGTACCGTTTCACACCGGGTCCGGCTGCAGTCCGTGGCGGCCGAGACCGACTTCCTGCCGTCCCACCGGTTCATCCGGGTGTCGTCGGACGTCATGGCCCCACGGACCGTCTCAAGGATGAAGGAGTTGAGCAGTGGCACTGACCACCGCCGAGAAGAAGAGCACGCTCGAGCAGTACGGCACCCACGCCACCGACACCGGGTCCCCCGAGGCCCAGGTCGCGCTGCTGACGAAGCGCATCGTCGGCCTGACCGAGCACCTGAAGCAGCACAAGCACGACCACCACAGCCGGCGCGGCCTGCTGCTGCTGGTCGGTCGTCGTCGCCGGCTGCTCAAGTACCTGCGCGAGGTCGACGTCACCCGTTACCGCGCGCTGATCGAGAAGCTGGGTCTGCGCCGCTGACCCGCCCGGCCGACCCGGCACCGGTTCCCGGTGCCGGGTCGTTCCGTGACACCGAACGACACAACTGAACAGAGCCCGCCACTCGGGCGACCGGACATCCGCCGGTCCTCGGTAGTGGCCCCCGGAGCGCGACGCGCGGCCGGGGGCTTCGATCGAAGACCGGCCCAGCAGGGGATCGAGCCGGCGCCACGGTGGTGGGGGTAGACGAAGACCACTCCCAACGACGAGGAGAACACCCCCGTATGACTGACGTCATCTCCGAGGACGGCGTGCACGAGAGCACCGCCGTCATCGACAACGGCACCTACGGCACCCGCACCGTCCGGTTCGAGACCGGCCGGCTCGCCCGCCAGGCCGCCGGGTCCGTCGTCGCGTACCTCGACGACGAGACCATGCTGCTGTCCGCCACGACCGCCTCGAAGCGGCCGAAGGACCAGTTCGACTTCTTCCCGCTCACGGTGGACGTCGAGGAGCGGATGTACGCCGCGGGCCGGATCCCCGGCTCGTTCTTCCGCCGCGAGGGCCGCCCGGGCACCGACGCGATCCTGACCTGCCGCCTCATCGACCGCCCGCTGCGCCCGTCCTTCGTCGACGGCCTGCGCAACGAGATCCAGGTCGTCGTGACGGTCATGTCGCTCGACCCGAAGGACCCCTACGACGTCGTGGCGATCAACGCCGCGTCGGCGTCCACCCAGCTCGCCGGCCTGCCGTTCTCCGGCCCGGTCGGCGGCGTCCGCGTCGCGCTCATCGCGAACGAGGCGGGGACCGACACCCAGTGGGTCGCCTTCCCGACCCACGACCAGCTCGACCGCGCCGCGTTCGACATGGTCGTCGCGGGCCGCATCGTCGGTGACGACGTCGCGATCATGATGGTCGAGGCCGAGGCCACCGAGAACACCATCGACCTCGTCGCCGGTGGGGCCACCGCTCCGACCGAGGGCGTCGTCGCGGACGGGCTGGAGGCGGCCAAGCCGTTCATCCGCAGCCTGTGCGTCGCCCAGCAGCAGCTGGCCGACGTCGCGGCCAAGCCGACCGCCGACTACCCGGTGTTCCCGGCCTACCAGCCGGACGCCTTCGAGGCGGTCTCCGAGGCCGTCGAGCAGGAGCTGGCGCAGGCACTGACCATCGCCGGCAAGCAGGAGCGCGAGACCCGGACCGACGAGATCAAGGCGTCGGTGCTGGACAAGCTCGGCGAGCGTTTCGTCGGCCGCGAGTCCGAGCTCGGCAACGCGTTCCGCTCGCTGAACAAGAAGCTGGTCCGCCGCCGCATCCTGACCGACCAGGTCCGGATCGACGGCCGCGGCCTGACCGACATCCGGCCGCTGTCGGCCGAGGTCGAGGTCGTCCCGCGGGCGCACGGCTCGGCGCTGTTCGAGCGCGGCGAGACCCAGATCATGGGTGTCACCACGCTGAACATGCTCCGGATGGAGCAGCAGATCGACCAGCTGGGGCCGGAGACGCGCAAGCGCTACCTGCACCACTACAACTTCCCGCCGTACTCGACCGGTGAGACCGGCCGCGTCGGCTCGCCGAAGCGCCGCGAGATCGGCCACGGCGCGCTCGCCGAGCGGGCCCTGATCCCGGTCCTGCCGAACCGCGACGAGTTCCCCTACGCGATCCGGCAGGTCTCCGAGGCCCTGGGCTCGAACGGCTCGACCTCGATGGGCTCGGTCTGCGCGTCCACGATGTCGCTGCTCAACGCCGGTGTGCCGCTGAAGGCGCCGGTCGCGGGCATCGCGATGGGCCTGGTGTCCGACGAGGTCGACGGCCAGACGCGCTACGTCGCGCTGACCGACATCCTCGGTGCCGAGGACGCGTTCGGCGACATGGACTTCAAGGTCGCCGGCACCAAGGAGTTCGTCACGGCGCTGCAGCTGGACACCAAGCTGGACGGCATCCCGTCCGAGGTGCTCGCCGCCGCGCTGAACCAGGCCAAGGACGCCCGCCTGACCATCCTCGAGGTGATCGGCGAGGCCATCGACGGCCCGGACGAGATGAGCAAGTACGCGCCGCGGGTCACCGCGGTGAAGGTCCCGGTCGACAAGATCGGCGAGGTCATCGGCCCGAAGGGCAAGATGATCAACTCGATCACCGAGAAGACCGGCGCCGACATCTCGATCGAGGACGACGGCACGATCTACGTCGGTGCGAACGACGGCCCCTCCGCGGAGGAGGCGATCGGCATGATCAACGCGATCGCCAACCCGCAGCTGCCGAAGGTCGGCGAGCGGTTCCTGGGCACGGTGGTCAAGGCCGCCGCGTTCGGTGCCTTCGTCTCGCTCGTCCCCGGCAAGGACGGCCTGGTCCACATCTCCAAGCTCGGCAGCGGGAAGCGGATCAGCAAGGTCGAGGACGTCGTCAAGGTCGGCGACAAGCTGCGCGTCGAGGTCACCGACATCGACAACCGCGGCAAGATCTCGCTGATCCCGGTCGTGGAGGAGTCCGCCTCCGCAGACGTCACCGAGGCCCCGGCCGCCGAGGGCGCCGTCGACGCCGAGGCCCCGGCCGAGGCCGCCAACCCGAGCTGAACTGTTGGCACCTGAGAACGACCACGCGGCGGCGGCCCGGGACTCCTCCCGGGCCGCCGCCCGCGTGTCCCCGGCGCCCGTGACCACCGCCGACGACACCACCGACACGGTCCGCCGCAGCGATCTGCCCGGCGGGGTCCGGCTCGTCACCGAGACGGTGCCCGGCGTCCGCTCGGTCGCGCTGGGCATCTGGATCGGGATCGGCTCGGTGGACGAGACCCCCGAGCAGGCCGGCGCCGCGCATTTCCTGGAACACCTGCTCTTCAAGGGCACCCGGCGGCGCACCGCGGCAGGCATCGCCGAGGAGA harbors:
- a CDS encoding polyribonucleotide nucleotidyltransferase yields the protein MTDVISEDGVHESTAVIDNGTYGTRTVRFETGRLARQAAGSVVAYLDDETMLLSATTASKRPKDQFDFFPLTVDVEERMYAAGRIPGSFFRREGRPGTDAILTCRLIDRPLRPSFVDGLRNEIQVVVTVMSLDPKDPYDVVAINAASASTQLAGLPFSGPVGGVRVALIANEAGTDTQWVAFPTHDQLDRAAFDMVVAGRIVGDDVAIMMVEAEATENTIDLVAGGATAPTEGVVADGLEAAKPFIRSLCVAQQQLADVAAKPTADYPVFPAYQPDAFEAVSEAVEQELAQALTIAGKQERETRTDEIKASVLDKLGERFVGRESELGNAFRSLNKKLVRRRILTDQVRIDGRGLTDIRPLSAEVEVVPRAHGSALFERGETQIMGVTTLNMLRMEQQIDQLGPETRKRYLHHYNFPPYSTGETGRVGSPKRREIGHGALAERALIPVLPNRDEFPYAIRQVSEALGSNGSTSMGSVCASTMSLLNAGVPLKAPVAGIAMGLVSDEVDGQTRYVALTDILGAEDAFGDMDFKVAGTKEFVTALQLDTKLDGIPSEVLAAALNQAKDARLTILEVIGEAIDGPDEMSKYAPRVTAVKVPVDKIGEVIGPKGKMINSITEKTGADISIEDDGTIYVGANDGPSAEEAIGMINAIANPQLPKVGERFLGTVVKAAAFGAFVSLVPGKDGLVHISKLGSGKRISKVEDVVKVGDKLRVEVTDIDNRGKISLIPVVEESASADVTEAPAAEGAVDAEAPAEAANPS
- a CDS encoding 2'-5' RNA ligase family protein, yielding MRLFGALWPPPGAVAALTRALDRAPSPLPDGARRADPSTWHVTLCFHGDDDPDARAATLDIALAGAVAPRLRIAGTGTFPGVLWAGVEERDGPAAGALADLAARAGATGPRPYLPHVTLARWDRRRGDATVGGDGIAAGPWWTPGEAVLVRSEPGARYTVLHRVPLRPGTPDRTPG
- the rpsO gene encoding 30S ribosomal protein S15, which gives rise to MALTTAEKKSTLEQYGTHATDTGSPEAQVALLTKRIVGLTEHLKQHKHDHHSRRGLLLLVGRRRRLLKYLREVDVTRYRALIEKLGLRR